Proteins from a genomic interval of Lycium ferocissimum isolate CSIRO_LF1 chromosome 2, AGI_CSIRO_Lferr_CH_V1, whole genome shotgun sequence:
- the LOC132035987 gene encoding mitogen-activated protein kinase kinase kinase 5-like isoform X2 translates to MHWWQSAFSSSTRSSSSSNRKVHSDDSVIVTRGSGRGVLKSALFGTRSRIRQISRKKKKPGQHHHNDVIDDWRSQCSYESSPVEGRPPPQPLPLPDLDVILRQHPNLVQAPSVPLPSPRHGVLHHKGGEETEREKDRERTDAFNGDAHNINSGTTREGLLSQDARKRTEHSATPLSRKMPPRMLLVPDRIPPDFWTSAPTSPYASPAHSHLKSGHDHTMSPLFVTPPSVFQVWSAPEMPPNSDAHHGLGFSYNHAFSSVDSSPLHSPRLSPQRTSKSPSGPASPLHHPLPNDHLSPMARRESTCAQANVHPLPLPPLATPPVSPPTPKTDITPVKSQWKKGKLIGRGTFGSVYVASNRETGALCALKEVELLPDDPKSAESIRQLEQEINVLSHLKHPNIVQYYGSEIVDDTFYIYLEYVHPGSINKFIQDHCGAITESIVRNFTRHILCGLAYLHSKKTIHRDIKGANLLVDAYGVVKLADFGMAKHLNGHSANLSLKGSPYWMAPELLQSVMQRDNSSDLALAIDIWSLGCTIIEMLNGKPPWSEYEAAAAMFKVLKYTPPIPESLSPEGKDFLHCCFRRNPAERPSASTLLEHRFVRISHQPEVPSFVQQLNGIRLTEKLHSQRDQLSYKLDSVHVSLER, encoded by the exons ATGCATTGGTGGCAGAGCGCATTCTCATCTTCCACACGATCATCATCATCCTCCAACAGGAAGGTTCATTCCGATGATAGCGTGATCGTCACGCGTGGGAGCGGCCGTGGCGTGCTGAAATCAGCACTCTTCGGCACGCGTAGTCGTATCCGTCAAATATCACGTAAGAAGAAGAAGCCCGGGCAACACCACCACAACGACGTCATAGATGACTGGCGTTCTCAATGTTCGTATGAGAGTTCTCCGGTGGAGGGTCGCCCACCACCGCAGCCTCTCCCTTTGCCGGACTTGGAtgtcatactacgtcaacatcCTAATTTGGTTCAGGCCCCAAGTGTACCACTTCCTTCGCCTAGACATGGAGTTTTGCATCATAAAGGTGGAGAGGAAACGGAAAGGGAAAAAGATAGAGAAAGGACGGATGCTTTCAATGGCGATGCACATAATATTAATAGCGGAACAACACGAGAGGG ACTATTAAGCCAAGATGCTCGAAAGAGAACAGAGCACTCTGCAACTCCGTTGTCCAGGAAGATGCCACCTCGGATGCTTCTTGTCCCCGACAGAATCCCTCCTGATTTCTGGACAAGTGCTCCGACGAGTCCTTATGCAAGTCCTGCACATAGCCATCTAAAAAGTGGTCATGATCATACAATGAGTCCTCTTTTCGTGACACCTCCTAGTGTTTTTCAAGTTTGGTCTGCCCCAGAGATGCCTCCTAATTCGGATGCCCATCATGGTTTAGGTTTCTCTTATAACCATGCTTTTAGTAGTGTTGATAGTTCTCCTCTTCACAGTCCAAGATTAAGTCCTCAGCGAACATCCAAGAGTCCAAGTGGACCTGCTTCACCTTTACATCATCCACTACCAAATGATCATTTGAGTCCAATGGCGCGTCGCGAGAGTACTTGTGCTCAAGCCAATGTCCATCCTTTACCCCTTCCTCCTCTAGCTACCCCTCCCGTTTCACCACCTACCCCTAAAACAGATATAACACCTGTTAAAAGCCAGTGGAAAAAAGGAAAGCTTATTGGTCGTGGGACATTTGGAAGTGTTTACGTAGCATCAAACAG AGAAACAGGAGCTTTATGTGCGCTGAAAGAAGTTGAATTATTACCAGATGATCCAAAATCTGCTGAGTCTATAAGGCAACTAGAACAG GAAATCAATGTTCTCAGCCATCTCAAACACCCAAACATTGTCCAGTATTATGGAAGTGAAATA GTTGATGACACGTTTTACATTTATCTGGAGTATGTTCATCCTGGGTCAATCAATAAATTTATCCAAGACCATTGTGGAGCAATTACAGAATCCATCGTGAGGAATTTCACACGCCATATTCTTTGCGGGTTAGCTTACTTGCATAGTAAAAAGACCATTCACAG GGACATTAAAGGGGCTAATTTGCTTGTTGATGCTTATGGGGTTGTCAAGCTTGCAGACTTTGGGATGGCTAAGCAT CTAAACGGGCACTCAGCTAATCTCTCTTTAAAAGGAAGTCCATATTGGATGGCCCCTGAG CTCTTGCAATCGGTTATGCAGAGGGATAATAGTAGCGATCTTGCCTTAGCTATTGATATATGGAGTTTGGGTTGTACTATAATTGAGATGCTGAATGGCAAACCACCTTGGAGTGAATACGAAGCA GCTGCAGCAATGTTCAAGGTTCTAAAATATACCCCACCAATACCTGAATCATTATCACCGGAAGGAAAAGATTTCTTGCATTGTTGTTTCCGTAGAAATCCAGCAGAGAGGCCATCAGCTAGCACGTTGCTAGAACATCGATTTGTGAGAATTTCACATCAGCCAGAAGTTCCTTCTTTTGTCCAGCAACTTAACGGCATAAGACTCACA GAAAAGTTGCATTCTCAAAGGGATCAGCTAAGTTATAAACTTGACTCAGTGCATGTATCATTAGAAAGATAG
- the LOC132035987 gene encoding mitogen-activated protein kinase kinase kinase 5-like isoform X3, whose product MHWWQSAFSSSTRSSSSSNRKVHSDDSVIVTRGSGRGVLKSALFGTRSRIRQISRKKKKPGQHHHNDVIDDWRSQCSYESSPVEGRPPPQPLPLPDLDVILRQHPNLVQAPSVPLPSPRHGVLHHKGGEETEREKDRERTDAFNGDAHNINSGTTREGRLLSQDARKRTEHSATPLSRKMPPRMLLVPDRIPPDFWTSAPTSPYASPAHSHLKSGHDHTMSPLFVTPPSVFQVWSAPEMPPNSDAHHGLGFSYNHAFSSVDSSPLHSPRLSPQRTSKSPSGPASPLHHPLPNDHLSPMARRESTCAQANVHPLPLPPLATPPVSPPTPKTDITPVKSQWKKGKLIGRGTFGSVYVASNRETGALCALKEVELLPDDPKSAESIRQLEQEINVLSHLKHPNIVQYYGSEIVDDTFYIYLEYVHPGSINKFIQDHCGAITESIVRNFTRHILCGLAYLHSKKTIHRDIKGANLLVDAYGVVKLADFGMAKHLNGHSANLSLKGSPYWMAPELLQSVMQRDNSSDLALAIDIWSLGCTIIEMLNGKPPWSEYEAVRTLFLHF is encoded by the exons ATGCATTGGTGGCAGAGCGCATTCTCATCTTCCACACGATCATCATCATCCTCCAACAGGAAGGTTCATTCCGATGATAGCGTGATCGTCACGCGTGGGAGCGGCCGTGGCGTGCTGAAATCAGCACTCTTCGGCACGCGTAGTCGTATCCGTCAAATATCACGTAAGAAGAAGAAGCCCGGGCAACACCACCACAACGACGTCATAGATGACTGGCGTTCTCAATGTTCGTATGAGAGTTCTCCGGTGGAGGGTCGCCCACCACCGCAGCCTCTCCCTTTGCCGGACTTGGAtgtcatactacgtcaacatcCTAATTTGGTTCAGGCCCCAAGTGTACCACTTCCTTCGCCTAGACATGGAGTTTTGCATCATAAAGGTGGAGAGGAAACGGAAAGGGAAAAAGATAGAGAAAGGACGGATGCTTTCAATGGCGATGCACATAATATTAATAGCGGAACAACACGAGAGGG CAGACTATTAAGCCAAGATGCTCGAAAGAGAACAGAGCACTCTGCAACTCCGTTGTCCAGGAAGATGCCACCTCGGATGCTTCTTGTCCCCGACAGAATCCCTCCTGATTTCTGGACAAGTGCTCCGACGAGTCCTTATGCAAGTCCTGCACATAGCCATCTAAAAAGTGGTCATGATCATACAATGAGTCCTCTTTTCGTGACACCTCCTAGTGTTTTTCAAGTTTGGTCTGCCCCAGAGATGCCTCCTAATTCGGATGCCCATCATGGTTTAGGTTTCTCTTATAACCATGCTTTTAGTAGTGTTGATAGTTCTCCTCTTCACAGTCCAAGATTAAGTCCTCAGCGAACATCCAAGAGTCCAAGTGGACCTGCTTCACCTTTACATCATCCACTACCAAATGATCATTTGAGTCCAATGGCGCGTCGCGAGAGTACTTGTGCTCAAGCCAATGTCCATCCTTTACCCCTTCCTCCTCTAGCTACCCCTCCCGTTTCACCACCTACCCCTAAAACAGATATAACACCTGTTAAAAGCCAGTGGAAAAAAGGAAAGCTTATTGGTCGTGGGACATTTGGAAGTGTTTACGTAGCATCAAACAG AGAAACAGGAGCTTTATGTGCGCTGAAAGAAGTTGAATTATTACCAGATGATCCAAAATCTGCTGAGTCTATAAGGCAACTAGAACAG GAAATCAATGTTCTCAGCCATCTCAAACACCCAAACATTGTCCAGTATTATGGAAGTGAAATA GTTGATGACACGTTTTACATTTATCTGGAGTATGTTCATCCTGGGTCAATCAATAAATTTATCCAAGACCATTGTGGAGCAATTACAGAATCCATCGTGAGGAATTTCACACGCCATATTCTTTGCGGGTTAGCTTACTTGCATAGTAAAAAGACCATTCACAG GGACATTAAAGGGGCTAATTTGCTTGTTGATGCTTATGGGGTTGTCAAGCTTGCAGACTTTGGGATGGCTAAGCAT CTAAACGGGCACTCAGCTAATCTCTCTTTAAAAGGAAGTCCATATTGGATGGCCCCTGAG CTCTTGCAATCGGTTATGCAGAGGGATAATAGTAGCGATCTTGCCTTAGCTATTGATATATGGAGTTTGGGTTGTACTATAATTGAGATGCTGAATGGCAAACCACCTTGGAGTGAATACGAAGCAGTAAGGACTTTATTTCTGCATTTTTAG
- the LOC132035987 gene encoding mitogen-activated protein kinase kinase kinase 5-like isoform X1: MHWWQSAFSSSTRSSSSSNRKVHSDDSVIVTRGSGRGVLKSALFGTRSRIRQISRKKKKPGQHHHNDVIDDWRSQCSYESSPVEGRPPPQPLPLPDLDVILRQHPNLVQAPSVPLPSPRHGVLHHKGGEETEREKDRERTDAFNGDAHNINSGTTREGRLLSQDARKRTEHSATPLSRKMPPRMLLVPDRIPPDFWTSAPTSPYASPAHSHLKSGHDHTMSPLFVTPPSVFQVWSAPEMPPNSDAHHGLGFSYNHAFSSVDSSPLHSPRLSPQRTSKSPSGPASPLHHPLPNDHLSPMARRESTCAQANVHPLPLPPLATPPVSPPTPKTDITPVKSQWKKGKLIGRGTFGSVYVASNRETGALCALKEVELLPDDPKSAESIRQLEQEINVLSHLKHPNIVQYYGSEIVDDTFYIYLEYVHPGSINKFIQDHCGAITESIVRNFTRHILCGLAYLHSKKTIHRDIKGANLLVDAYGVVKLADFGMAKHLNGHSANLSLKGSPYWMAPELLQSVMQRDNSSDLALAIDIWSLGCTIIEMLNGKPPWSEYEAAAAMFKVLKYTPPIPESLSPEGKDFLHCCFRRNPAERPSASTLLEHRFVRISHQPEVPSFVQQLNGIRLTEKLHSQRDQLSYKLDSVHVSLER; the protein is encoded by the exons ATGCATTGGTGGCAGAGCGCATTCTCATCTTCCACACGATCATCATCATCCTCCAACAGGAAGGTTCATTCCGATGATAGCGTGATCGTCACGCGTGGGAGCGGCCGTGGCGTGCTGAAATCAGCACTCTTCGGCACGCGTAGTCGTATCCGTCAAATATCACGTAAGAAGAAGAAGCCCGGGCAACACCACCACAACGACGTCATAGATGACTGGCGTTCTCAATGTTCGTATGAGAGTTCTCCGGTGGAGGGTCGCCCACCACCGCAGCCTCTCCCTTTGCCGGACTTGGAtgtcatactacgtcaacatcCTAATTTGGTTCAGGCCCCAAGTGTACCACTTCCTTCGCCTAGACATGGAGTTTTGCATCATAAAGGTGGAGAGGAAACGGAAAGGGAAAAAGATAGAGAAAGGACGGATGCTTTCAATGGCGATGCACATAATATTAATAGCGGAACAACACGAGAGGG CAGACTATTAAGCCAAGATGCTCGAAAGAGAACAGAGCACTCTGCAACTCCGTTGTCCAGGAAGATGCCACCTCGGATGCTTCTTGTCCCCGACAGAATCCCTCCTGATTTCTGGACAAGTGCTCCGACGAGTCCTTATGCAAGTCCTGCACATAGCCATCTAAAAAGTGGTCATGATCATACAATGAGTCCTCTTTTCGTGACACCTCCTAGTGTTTTTCAAGTTTGGTCTGCCCCAGAGATGCCTCCTAATTCGGATGCCCATCATGGTTTAGGTTTCTCTTATAACCATGCTTTTAGTAGTGTTGATAGTTCTCCTCTTCACAGTCCAAGATTAAGTCCTCAGCGAACATCCAAGAGTCCAAGTGGACCTGCTTCACCTTTACATCATCCACTACCAAATGATCATTTGAGTCCAATGGCGCGTCGCGAGAGTACTTGTGCTCAAGCCAATGTCCATCCTTTACCCCTTCCTCCTCTAGCTACCCCTCCCGTTTCACCACCTACCCCTAAAACAGATATAACACCTGTTAAAAGCCAGTGGAAAAAAGGAAAGCTTATTGGTCGTGGGACATTTGGAAGTGTTTACGTAGCATCAAACAG AGAAACAGGAGCTTTATGTGCGCTGAAAGAAGTTGAATTATTACCAGATGATCCAAAATCTGCTGAGTCTATAAGGCAACTAGAACAG GAAATCAATGTTCTCAGCCATCTCAAACACCCAAACATTGTCCAGTATTATGGAAGTGAAATA GTTGATGACACGTTTTACATTTATCTGGAGTATGTTCATCCTGGGTCAATCAATAAATTTATCCAAGACCATTGTGGAGCAATTACAGAATCCATCGTGAGGAATTTCACACGCCATATTCTTTGCGGGTTAGCTTACTTGCATAGTAAAAAGACCATTCACAG GGACATTAAAGGGGCTAATTTGCTTGTTGATGCTTATGGGGTTGTCAAGCTTGCAGACTTTGGGATGGCTAAGCAT CTAAACGGGCACTCAGCTAATCTCTCTTTAAAAGGAAGTCCATATTGGATGGCCCCTGAG CTCTTGCAATCGGTTATGCAGAGGGATAATAGTAGCGATCTTGCCTTAGCTATTGATATATGGAGTTTGGGTTGTACTATAATTGAGATGCTGAATGGCAAACCACCTTGGAGTGAATACGAAGCA GCTGCAGCAATGTTCAAGGTTCTAAAATATACCCCACCAATACCTGAATCATTATCACCGGAAGGAAAAGATTTCTTGCATTGTTGTTTCCGTAGAAATCCAGCAGAGAGGCCATCAGCTAGCACGTTGCTAGAACATCGATTTGTGAGAATTTCACATCAGCCAGAAGTTCCTTCTTTTGTCCAGCAACTTAACGGCATAAGACTCACA GAAAAGTTGCATTCTCAAAGGGATCAGCTAAGTTATAAACTTGACTCAGTGCATGTATCATTAGAAAGATAG
- the LOC132036005 gene encoding patatin-like protein 3, which translates to MTRTFVAALALLVTFLVLQPPIAFAATKGKTVTVLSIDGGGIRGIIPGTILAFLESKLQELDGPNARVADYFDVVAGTSTGGLVTTMLTAPNKENRPLYAAKDITNFYFEHGPKIFSGSSNNLVKRLTNLFGGPKYDGKYLRSLVRSELGNLTMNQTLTHTVIPTFDIKRLQPIIFTTTDARASMTKNARLSDVCLGTSAAPTYFPAYYFETKNAQGEVHTFDLIDGGVAANNPTLLAITHISREIMTKRLQYEDMQTVDCKKMLVLSLGTGTGKNKEKYNAAMASRWGVLGWMYNNGSSPLLDIYSDASADMVDIHVSTLFQSLHSQKNYLRIQNDSMIGEAASTDISTIKNMQTLVQIGKNLLKEPVSRVNLETGRVEAVHGEGTNEEALTRFAKLLSEERKLRQLGTAH; encoded by the exons ATGACTAGGACTTTTGTAGCTGCTCTTGCTCTGCTAGTAACCTTCCTAGTCTTGCAACCTCCTATAGCTTTTGCTGCTACAAAGGGAAAGACGGTAACAGTTTTAAGCATAGACGGAGGTGGCATCAGAGGCATTATTCCTGGAACTATTCTTGCTTTCCTTGAATCTAAACTTCAG GAACTTGATGGACCCAATGCAAGAGTTGCAGACTACTTTGATGTGGTAGCTGGAACGAGTACAGGTGGACTAGTAACCACAATGCTCACAGCTCCAAACAAGGAGAATCGCCCTTTATATGCCGCAAAAGACATTACCAACTTCTACTTTGAGCACGGCCCTAAAATCTTTAGTGGGAGCAG CAACAACTTGGTGAAGAGGCTCACAAATTTATTTGGGGGGCCAAAGTATGATGGCAAATACCTGAGATCCTTGGTTAGGTCGGAACTAGGCAATCTTACTATGAATCAAACGTTGACTCATACAGTTATCCCAACTTTTGATATCAAGCGCCTTCAACCCATCATTTTCACGACGACTGAT GCAAGAGCAAGTATGACTAAGAATGCACGACTATCGGACGTGTGTCTTGGTACCTCAGCGGCACCCACTTATTTCCCTGCATACTATTTTGAGACAAAGAATGCTCAAGGGGAAGTACATACATTTGATCTAATTGATGGAGGTGTAGCTGCAAATAATCCA ACTCTACTGGCAATTACTCacatttcaagagaaatcatgACGAAAAGACTGCAATATGAGGATATGCAAACCGTAGACTGCAAGAAAATGTTGGTTTTGTCACTTGGCACTGGCACAGGCAAGAACAAAGAGAAGTATAATGCTGCCATGGCTTCAAGATGGGGCGTACTTGGTTGGATGTACAACAATGGTTCCAGTCCATTGCTAGATATTTATAGTGATGCAAGTGCGGATATGGTGGATATACATGTTTCAACGTTGTTTCAGTCCCTTCACAGCCAGAAGAATTACCTCAGAATTCAG AACGATAGTATGATCGGAGAGGCAGCATCTACGGATATTTCAACCATAAAAAACATGCAGACACTAGTGCAGATTGGTAAAAATCTACTGAAGGAGCCTGTGTCAAGGGTCAACTTGGAGACGGGCCGCGTTGAAGCAGTTCATGGGGAAGGCACAAATGAAGAAGCTCTTACTCGCTTTGCTAAGTTGCTCTCAGAGGAAAGAAAGCTCCGACAATTAGGGACGGCTCACTAA